A section of the Nitrososphaerota archaeon genome encodes:
- the gatB gene encoding Asp-tRNA(Asn)/Glu-tRNA(Gln) amidotransferase subunit GatB, whose protein sequence is MIGLEIHCQLTKLESKLFCTCKANYRGFEPNTNICPVCMGMPGTLPRLNKKAVEKATMIAMALNCKTPKSLGFFRKNYFYPDLPKNFQITQLNLYGPTSIGEQGKISIEGKEIRIRRIQIEEDPGRLIYEGASERTAITLVDYNRAGTPLVEIVTEPDFDNPRQVRIFLNVLSDLLENLGVSDPTLEGAMRADANVSIEGGNRVEVKNIGSFHDLEKAIHFELTRQTSLKERGIEIAQETRHWDDKRKITISSRSKEEDEDYRYILEGDIPWVIMDEASLESWKKNMPESISSKKERYVVKYGIPGQVADVLSSDKYYSDLFEQAHDESNAKEIANMITTDLMGLVDTREKREQSKLVPRHLSDLVSMISSGKVTRISAKNALQEIIKTGKSASDIISSTGLAKISDESELGRIIDDIISKESTAIQQAKENPQTINYLVGKVMQQTKGKADPTITLNLFKKKIGI, encoded by the coding sequence ATGATAGGCCTAGAAATCCACTGCCAGCTGACCAAGCTAGAAAGTAAGCTTTTCTGTACTTGCAAGGCAAACTATCGCGGATTTGAGCCAAACACAAACATCTGTCCAGTATGTATGGGAATGCCAGGCACTTTGCCAAGACTGAACAAAAAGGCAGTAGAAAAGGCAACGATGATTGCAATGGCACTAAATTGCAAGACGCCAAAAAGCCTTGGCTTTTTTAGAAAAAATTACTTTTACCCAGATCTGCCTAAAAATTTCCAAATAACCCAGCTGAATCTGTATGGTCCAACCAGTATTGGTGAACAAGGCAAGATATCCATTGAGGGAAAAGAGATTAGGATCAGACGAATCCAAATCGAGGAGGACCCAGGCAGGCTAATCTATGAGGGAGCATCAGAGAGAACCGCAATTACCCTAGTTGATTACAATCGTGCAGGCACTCCCCTAGTAGAGATAGTAACTGAGCCGGATTTCGATAACCCGCGACAGGTGCGAATCTTTCTTAATGTGTTATCGGATTTGCTTGAAAACCTAGGCGTATCAGACCCAACTCTGGAAGGCGCCATGCGTGCAGATGCAAACGTCTCCATCGAAGGCGGAAATCGAGTAGAGGTCAAAAACATTGGCTCATTTCACGATTTGGAAAAGGCAATCCACTTTGAGCTTACGCGCCAGACAAGCCTCAAAGAAAGAGGCATAGAAATTGCACAAGAGACTCGTCATTGGGACGACAAGCGAAAAATAACAATATCATCCAGATCCAAAGAAGAGGACGAGGACTATAGGTATATCCTCGAAGGCGACATACCGTGGGTAATAATGGACGAGGCATCACTCGAATCATGGAAGAAAAACATGCCAGAGAGCATCAGTTCCAAAAAGGAAAGATACGTCGTGAAATACGGTATCCCTGGACAGGTGGCAGACGTCCTGTCCTCTGACAAATATTATTCTGATTTATTTGAACAGGCACATGATGAATCAAATGCCAAGGAAATTGCAAACATGATCACAACTGATCTGATGGGCCTAGTTGACACCAGGGAAAAGCGAGAGCAATCCAAGCTAGTTCCAAGACATCTCTCTGATCTAGTATCAATGATAAGTTCTGGCAAAGTAACCAGAATCTCTGCAAAAAATGCATTGCAAGAAATTATCAAGACCGGAAAATCAGCATCAGATATCATATCCAGTACAGGTTTAGCAAAAATCTCTGACGAGTCAGAGTTGGGCAGAATAATTGACGACATAATATCCAAGGAAAGCACTGCAATCCAGCAGGCAAAGGAAAATCCTCAAACCATAAACTATCTTGTTGGAAAAGTAATGCAACAAACCAAAGGAAAAGCTGACCCGACAATAACACTAAATCTATTCAAGAAAAAAATTGGAATCTGA
- the gatA gene encoding Asp-tRNA(Asn)/Glu-tRNA(Gln) amidotransferase subunit GatA, translating to MNLGISAIEYINGIKNCTITAEEFVAKTLEHIKKVEPKLHAFISLNDDALEQARAIDKKLKAGQNVGAFYGMPISVKDNICINGGKTTCASKMLANYISPYDATVVSKLKSQDAIIIGKTNLDEFAMGVATEFSAFGPSKNPWNTDYVPGGSSGGSAVSVAGLESILSLGSDTGGSVRNPASFCSIVGLKPTYGLVSRYGLVSYANSIEQIGPMGRRVEDVALLLNHIAGKDQHDPTTINNKNQDYLSGIDAGISGKKIGIIKEMSSGAGLDGTVASVFKNSVSAFEKMGAKIEEVSLDMVEYTVATYYVLTTAEAGSNLSRYDNLRYGYDLDSEGYEFKSYISKARRSFGPEVTRRMILGGFVPSAGFAGKYLLKALKVKSKLKKQIQSAFSKCDFLISPTVPVLPFKFGEKIDDPLAMYLADINTVTANLTGVPAISVPYEVKNGLPVGIQIHANTLQEKQLLQAAYALQSTTKLPEVPL from the coding sequence ATGAATCTTGGAATCTCTGCCATAGAATACATCAATGGCATCAAAAACTGTACAATAACGGCAGAGGAATTTGTAGCAAAAACTCTGGAGCATATAAAAAAAGTAGAGCCAAAATTGCATGCCTTTATTTCATTAAATGATGATGCGTTAGAACAGGCAAGAGCAATAGACAAAAAGTTAAAGGCTGGACAAAACGTCGGTGCATTTTATGGAATGCCAATATCAGTAAAAGACAATATTTGCATCAATGGTGGCAAGACTACATGTGCATCAAAGATGCTTGCGAATTACATATCCCCGTATGATGCAACGGTAGTATCCAAGCTAAAATCCCAAGATGCGATAATAATTGGCAAGACAAACCTCGATGAATTCGCAATGGGTGTTGCAACCGAGTTTTCCGCATTTGGCCCAAGCAAAAACCCATGGAATACTGACTATGTTCCGGGAGGATCGTCTGGAGGAAGTGCTGTGTCTGTTGCAGGCCTCGAATCAATATTATCGCTGGGCTCTGATACTGGAGGCTCTGTTAGAAATCCAGCCAGCTTTTGTAGTATCGTTGGACTAAAGCCGACATATGGGTTGGTATCCAGATATGGCCTAGTGTCATATGCAAATAGTATTGAACAGATTGGTCCGATGGGTAGGCGAGTAGAAGATGTCGCATTACTACTAAACCATATTGCAGGAAAAGATCAACATGATCCTACCACAATAAACAACAAAAACCAAGACTATCTATCTGGAATTGATGCCGGAATATCTGGCAAGAAAATTGGAATCATAAAAGAGATGAGTTCCGGCGCCGGATTGGATGGTACGGTAGCATCCGTGTTCAAAAACTCGGTATCTGCATTTGAAAAGATGGGTGCCAAAATAGAAGAAGTATCACTAGATATGGTGGAATATACTGTTGCGACATACTATGTTCTTACTACGGCTGAGGCCGGAAGCAACCTGTCTAGGTATGATAATTTACGATATGGGTATGACTTGGATTCGGAAGGATATGAGTTTAAATCATATATTTCAAAGGCAAGGCGCAGCTTTGGTCCAGAGGTAACAAGAAGAATGATTCTTGGTGGATTTGTACCGTCTGCTGGATTTGCAGGAAAATACTTACTTAAGGCCCTAAAAGTAAAAAGTAAGCTCAAGAAACAGATCCAATCCGCATTTTCAAAATGCGATTTTCTAATATCGCCCACTGTACCTGTATTGCCATTTAAGTTTGGGGAAAAAATAGACGACCCACTTGCAATGTATCTTGCCGACATCAACACAGTTACTGCCAACTTGACTGGAGTTCCAGCAATTTCAGTTCCGTATGAAGTCAAAAACGGATTGCCAGTAGGAATTCAAATTCATGCCAATACCCTACAGGAAAAACAATTGCTTCAGGCAGCATATGCACTACAAAGCACGACCAAATTACCGGAGGTTCCACTATGA
- a CDS encoding topoisomerase: MEISYDEISDLRDFIVSLNLSSSVVIVEGKRDTAALKSLGCSQQILEYHKFGGMTKFADSVSDKNLILLFDSDRKGKYLARKVIEQLERRTRIDLSYKKRLVQITRGRISAIEELSQYEDFINQ; encoded by the coding sequence GTGGAGATTTCATACGATGAGATTTCCGATCTTCGGGATTTCATTGTGTCATTGAACTTATCATCAAGTGTCGTAATAGTAGAAGGGAAAAGAGATACTGCAGCACTCAAATCCCTTGGTTGTAGCCAACAAATTCTGGAGTATCACAAGTTTGGTGGTATGACTAAATTTGCAGATTCTGTATCTGATAAGAATTTAATTTTATTATTTGATTCCGACCGAAAGGGAAAGTATCTCGCAAGAAAGGTAATCGAGCAACTTGAGCGAAGAACTCGGATTGATCTTTCATACAAAAAACGTCTAGTGCAGATTACCCGTGGAAGAATTTCTGCTATAGAGGAATTATCACAATACGAAGATTTCATCAATCAATAA
- a CDS encoding acetate--CoA ligase, giving the protein MQKHGISSLKDLHRKSISDVDWYWDAVNEDIGIIWDKKYTIVSDFSAGKPWAKWFIDGKINIINSTVTKFAKKTPDKIVYYFVSENNTVKKITYSQLEIQVNKLANALLSLNIKKGDVVAIYMPMILESIIAILACAKIGAIQTTIFSGYSSDALNIRLKDSKAKILFVSDGFSRKGKSISQIDAAQNALEQTSIEKIVIVPYCSIDKYTFSDKILDYAELVANQSETCQTRIMDSEDPLFILYTSGTTGNPKGVIHTHGGFAVYAGHQASYLIDLTPKDVLFWPADIGWITGQVWNVYGLLEIGATATIYDGAIDYPCQDRIWELLSKYGVTVFGISPTATRMFRKSGVNPREKFNLNKIRIIPTTGEPIDEESWWWLYEKIGNKKIPIMNLAGGTEIGGAMLSVFPGMKLKPTTVGMPCPGFDLDIIDENQNSLVNQKGFLVIKAPWPTITRSLLGDDSRYIQTYWSQFKDVWFHGDFVVRDSDGLWYMHGRVDDVINVSGHRLSTVEIERVVSSHQKISESAAISIPDDITGEAIVVFVVLRDKPVQDIQTQIQNYVSDKIGKLACPKSIHVLSDMPKTRTGKIMRRLLRAKLLGAPLGDLSGLENPSILDEIKQNS; this is encoded by the coding sequence ATGCAAAAACATGGAATTTCATCTTTGAAGGATCTCCATAGAAAGTCAATATCTGATGTCGATTGGTACTGGGATGCAGTAAATGAAGACATTGGAATAATCTGGGACAAAAAGTATACAATTGTTTCTGATTTTTCTGCTGGAAAGCCATGGGCAAAATGGTTTATTGACGGCAAGATAAACATCATAAATTCCACAGTAACTAAATTTGCCAAAAAAACGCCAGACAAAATTGTGTATTATTTTGTATCAGAAAATAATACTGTGAAAAAAATCACATATTCACAGCTAGAAATCCAAGTGAATAAGCTTGCAAATGCATTATTGTCGTTGAATATCAAAAAAGGCGATGTCGTTGCAATTTACATGCCGATGATCCTAGAATCAATCATTGCCATATTGGCATGTGCAAAAATAGGTGCAATCCAGACAACAATATTTTCAGGATATAGCTCAGATGCACTAAACATTAGGTTAAAGGATTCAAAAGCAAAAATCTTGTTCGTATCTGATGGATTTAGTCGCAAGGGAAAATCAATATCTCAAATAGACGCAGCACAAAATGCATTAGAACAAACCAGTATTGAGAAAATAGTCATAGTCCCATATTGTAGCATTGACAAATACACTTTTTCTGACAAAATTCTAGACTATGCAGAACTGGTGGCCAATCAATCAGAGACATGCCAGACAAGAATAATGGATTCGGAAGATCCTCTGTTCATACTATACACATCAGGCACGACTGGTAATCCAAAAGGCGTCATTCATACGCATGGGGGATTTGCGGTTTATGCGGGCCACCAGGCGTCATACCTAATTGATCTGACACCAAAAGATGTCTTGTTTTGGCCTGCAGACATTGGTTGGATCACAGGGCAAGTGTGGAATGTATATGGATTGCTCGAAATTGGTGCAACTGCGACAATCTATGATGGTGCAATTGATTATCCATGTCAAGACAGAATATGGGAGTTGCTCTCAAAATATGGAGTGACAGTTTTTGGAATCTCTCCTACGGCAACCAGGATGTTTAGAAAATCCGGAGTCAATCCAAGGGAAAAATTCAATCTGAATAAAATTAGGATAATCCCAACTACAGGAGAGCCAATAGATGAAGAATCCTGGTGGTGGTTATATGAAAAAATTGGCAACAAAAAAATCCCAATCATGAATTTGGCTGGTGGAACCGAAATAGGTGGAGCAATGCTATCGGTATTTCCTGGAATGAAATTAAAGCCAACCACGGTAGGCATGCCATGTCCGGGGTTTGATCTTGACATAATAGATGAAAACCAAAATTCTTTGGTAAATCAAAAAGGCTTTCTTGTAATAAAGGCACCATGGCCTACAATAACGCGTAGCTTGCTTGGAGATGATTCCAGGTACATCCAAACATACTGGAGTCAATTCAAGGATGTCTGGTTTCACGGTGACTTCGTAGTCAGAGATTCTGATGGATTGTGGTATATGCACGGCCGAGTAGATGATGTAATCAACGTTTCAGGCCACAGGCTAAGCACTGTAGAAATAGAACGGGTTGTTTCTTCACATCAAAAAATTTCCGAATCTGCAGCAATATCAATCCCAGATGACATTACTGGTGAAGCAATAGTAGTGTTTGTTGTACTCAGAGATAAACCAGTCCAAGACATTCAGACACAGATCCAGAACTATGTATCAGACAAAATAGGCAAGCTCGCATGTCCAAAATCAATTCATGTCCTGTCAGATATGCCTAAGACACGCACAGGCAAAATAATGAGAAGACTATTGAGGGCAAAACTGCTAGGTGCGCCGCTAGGAGACTTGTCTGGCCTTGAAAATCCATCAATCTTGGACGAAATAAAACAGAATAGCTGA
- a CDS encoding ArsR family transcriptional regulator: protein MLDKKSTYNLSQYDVTQQIIETLANVYSRAVLFCIINKAKDAQTIADDQKMSISTVYKILSQLEDLTLIEVDRYEISDAGKKIKYYKSRIKKAEIIVGGNTPVLNLQSN from the coding sequence ATGCTAGACAAAAAGTCAACCTACAACCTCAGTCAGTACGACGTAACTCAACAAATTATAGAGACACTCGCAAATGTGTATTCCCGTGCAGTCCTGTTTTGTATAATAAACAAGGCAAAGGATGCACAGACAATAGCCGATGATCAGAAAATGTCAATTTCAACTGTATACAAGATACTATCCCAGCTAGAAGATCTCACACTAATTGAAGTAGATAGGTACGAGATATCCGATGCCGGTAAGAAAATAAAATACTACAAATCGAGAATCAAAAAAGCAGAAATTATTGTCGGCGGCAACACGCCTGTTTTGAATCTCCAATCAAACTGA
- the aspS gene encoding aspartate--tRNA(Asn) ligase — translation MIGTDLEKWRRTHYSNQLSVKMENTDVIVMGWVLSVRGHGNISFMALKDKEGEIQIVAKAGSCPDDVREKISHLKAHSSVGVLGTIKPSEKAPNGIEIIPKELRVFSEVEKIPPFEPYAKTVKNIDTRLEIRPIDLKRKPLQHVFKARSLVLKSIRDYFYENGFLEINTPKMIATATEGGAALFPIFYYNKEAFLAQSPQLYKEQLTMSFEKVFEIAPIFRAEPSRTNRHLSEAISIDLEEAYVDYNDIMQRIEDLIKASIRIVSEYAKNNPESEFVVPELPDKIPQYTYAELVDKMQKVGAKTEWGDDLYPSNLKKIGLEGFYFIKDWPTGPKPFYVKINKSDPKISESFDLMFGDLELSSGSTRVEKKAELEERMKNKGLKVDTFEYHLRAFDYGIPPHAGCGIGLERLIMALTGTENIRDTTLYPRDVDRLTP, via the coding sequence ATGATAGGCACAGACCTAGAAAAATGGCGTAGGACCCATTATTCTAATCAGTTATCGGTAAAAATGGAAAACACTGATGTCATAGTAATGGGCTGGGTCCTATCGGTTCGAGGCCACGGTAACATTTCGTTTATGGCATTAAAGGATAAAGAAGGTGAAATTCAGATAGTTGCAAAAGCGGGAAGTTGTCCAGATGATGTGCGAGAAAAAATATCACATCTAAAAGCCCACTCGTCAGTTGGGGTACTAGGTACGATAAAACCATCGGAAAAGGCACCAAACGGAATAGAAATCATACCAAAAGAGCTCAGGGTCTTCTCCGAAGTTGAAAAAATTCCGCCATTTGAGCCATATGCAAAGACAGTCAAAAACATCGATACTAGACTAGAGATTCGACCAATTGATCTGAAAAGAAAGCCATTGCAACATGTCTTCAAGGCGCGAAGCCTGGTTCTCAAATCAATTAGGGATTATTTTTATGAAAACGGATTTTTAGAAATCAACACGCCAAAGATGATTGCAACTGCAACAGAAGGCGGCGCTGCACTATTTCCAATATTTTACTATAACAAGGAGGCATTTTTGGCTCAATCCCCCCAGCTGTACAAAGAACAACTAACGATGAGCTTTGAGAAAGTATTCGAGATTGCACCAATATTTAGAGCGGAGCCGTCCAGAACAAACCGACACCTATCTGAGGCAATCTCGATAGACCTAGAAGAAGCATATGTGGACTATAATGACATCATGCAGAGAATCGAGGATTTGATTAAAGCATCAATTAGAATAGTATCCGAATACGCTAAAAACAACCCAGAATCCGAATTTGTCGTGCCGGAATTGCCAGACAAAATCCCACAATATACATACGCAGAACTAGTCGATAAAATGCAGAAGGTAGGCGCAAAGACAGAGTGGGGCGATGATCTATACCCATCAAATCTTAAAAAAATTGGATTGGAAGGATTTTACTTTATCAAGGACTGGCCTACCGGACCCAAGCCATTCTATGTCAAAATAAACAAATCAGATCCAAAAATATCTGAATCCTTTGACCTAATGTTTGGAGATTTGGAGTTATCCTCCGGAAGCACGAGGGTTGAGAAAAAAGCAGAGCTAGAAGAGAGGATGAAAAATAAAGGACTCAAAGTGGACACATTCGAGTACCACCTTCGGGCGTTTGACTATGGAATTCCACCGCATGCAGGCTGTGGAATAGGACTAGAGAGACTAATCATGGCTCTGACTGGAACTGAAAACATAAGAGACACCACCCTGTACCCAAGAGACGTAGACAGGCTAACGCCTTAG
- the prf1 gene encoding peptide chain release factor 1, which produces MGKINIEKQDSVKIYKIKRTLDELSRISGRGTELITVYIPKGKQLHLVINQLREEQGTADNIKSAMTRTHVVDALGRVQQRLKLYKEAPDRGLVIFCGAVPPEGGGPIGSEVIKVWELEPPKELTTSLYRCDDHFHVDILKDMLKDDNLIGFLAIDTKDAGWGLLHGDKIEVLRETSSGVAGKHRQGGQSARRFERLREMELSYYYNRVAEVTKEFFIDIYPIKGLIVSGPGPTKEDFLKENYLEYRLQDKVLATLDTSYSGSEGIREAFMKAQDVLSDFRLAEEKKLVERLFREINNRTGLGVYGLQDILKLLKNNVVDILLITDDTNLNRLEITCNRCKNTQEEILEHSKLIPRRTELLNKPCPSCKSMDQSEASQDLVDYLSTIAIPVGTKIEVISGLSEYGVMLSSLGKAAAILRYNPNL; this is translated from the coding sequence TTGGGAAAAATCAACATAGAAAAACAAGACTCGGTCAAGATTTACAAAATTAAAAGAACGTTAGACGAATTATCAAGAATTTCAGGTAGGGGAACTGAGCTTATCACGGTGTATATTCCAAAGGGTAAGCAGCTACACTTGGTCATAAACCAATTACGAGAAGAGCAAGGAACTGCCGATAACATCAAGTCTGCCATGACTAGGACTCATGTAGTGGATGCTTTGGGCAGAGTCCAGCAGAGGCTAAAGCTGTACAAAGAAGCTCCCGATCGAGGGTTGGTCATATTTTGTGGTGCAGTACCACCAGAAGGAGGCGGACCAATAGGAAGCGAGGTAATAAAGGTCTGGGAGTTAGAGCCGCCAAAAGAGCTTACCACGTCATTGTATAGATGCGATGATCATTTCCATGTAGATATTCTCAAGGACATGCTAAAAGACGACAACCTCATTGGATTTTTGGCAATCGACACTAAAGATGCAGGATGGGGTTTACTACACGGTGATAAAATTGAGGTATTGCGCGAGACAAGCTCCGGTGTTGCTGGCAAACACAGACAGGGAGGTCAATCTGCCAGAAGATTTGAGAGACTGCGGGAAATGGAATTATCATATTACTATAACAGGGTTGCCGAAGTTACCAAGGAATTTTTCATAGACATTTATCCAATCAAGGGCCTAATTGTCTCTGGGCCTGGACCGACAAAGGAGGATTTTCTAAAGGAAAACTATCTCGAATATAGACTTCAGGACAAAGTACTTGCAACACTAGACACTTCGTATTCCGGCTCTGAAGGAATTCGTGAAGCATTCATGAAGGCTCAGGATGTTTTGTCAGATTTCAGACTAGCTGAAGAAAAAAAACTGGTTGAGAGATTGTTCCGAGAGATAAACAATAGAACTGGTCTTGGGGTGTACGGCCTACAAGATATTCTAAAATTGCTCAAAAACAATGTAGTCGATATTTTGCTAATAACGGATGACACAAATCTAAACAGATTAGAGATTACCTGTAATAGATGTAAGAACACTCAAGAAGAAATTCTAGAGCATTCAAAGCTAATACCAAGAAGGACAGAACTGCTAAACAAACCATGTCCTTCCTGCAAGTCAATGGACCAATCAGAGGCATCACAGGATTTGGTGGATTATTTATCCACGATAGCTATTCCTGTTGGCACAAAAATCGAGGTCATTTCTGGTTTGTCAGAATACGGAGTGATGCTATCTAGCCTTGGAAAAGCAGCAGCCATTTTGAGGTATAATCCTAATCTCTAG
- a CDS encoding disulfide bond formation protein DsbA has translation MSKVTLAIPVGIGIAAAIFVVVFFGSNTSQDDFDFTLSDLIERGSPHVGDSSAQITIVEFGDYQCTFCFKFHQSSLDVIKKEYIDSGKASLVFVDFPLNGPDSVLAAEATHCANEQEKFWAMHDEIYHNWNGERTGWINRDSISKFAQTAGVDVDSMNQCLDSKKYQDRVLETYDFAKEINIDATPSFLVISGDKVIKITGNQSLEVFRKVLDEI, from the coding sequence ATGTCCAAAGTGACGCTTGCAATTCCTGTTGGAATTGGAATAGCTGCCGCAATCTTTGTGGTAGTTTTTTTTGGATCAAATACATCTCAGGATGATTTTGATTTTACATTGTCTGACCTAATAGAGCGCGGCTCTCCACACGTAGGAGATTCGTCTGCACAAATCACAATAGTGGAGTTTGGTGATTATCAGTGCACATTCTGCTTCAAATTCCACCAATCCAGCCTCGATGTGATCAAAAAAGAATACATTGACTCTGGCAAGGCAAGCCTTGTTTTTGTTGATTTTCCTCTAAACGGTCCTGACTCTGTACTTGCAGCAGAGGCGACTCATTGCGCAAATGAACAGGAAAAATTCTGGGCAATGCATGACGAAATATACCACAATTGGAACGGCGAGAGGACCGGCTGGATTAATCGGGATTCAATCTCCAAGTTCGCACAGACTGCCGGAGTGGATGTCGATTCCATGAATCAGTGTCTTGATTCCAAGAAATATCAAGATAGAGTTCTAGAAACGTATGATTTTGCTAAAGAAATCAATATTGATGCAACACCTTCATTTTTGGTAATATCTGGAGACAAAGTAATCAAGATTACCGGCAACCAGTCGCTAGAAGTGTTCCGAAAGGTCTTAGATGAAATTTAA
- a CDS encoding HIT family protein yields MSCIFCDIISKNREGHFIYEDDNHVAFLDKYPIDKGHVLVVPKHHYEKITDMSENQVGDLFSKIPKIAKAIMASTGAVAFSLAQNNGRAAKQIIPHVHVHIIPRYAEMGAVWTKRTIPSSEELDNLASTIKQNL; encoded by the coding sequence TTGAGCTGCATTTTTTGTGATATCATATCAAAGAACAGGGAGGGGCATTTCATATACGAAGATGACAACCATGTGGCATTTTTGGATAAGTATCCGATTGACAAGGGTCACGTTTTAGTCGTGCCAAAACACCACTATGAAAAGATAACAGACATGTCAGAAAACCAAGTAGGTGATTTATTCTCAAAAATTCCAAAAATTGCAAAAGCGATAATGGCATCAACTGGAGCAGTTGCGTTTTCTTTGGCGCAGAACAATGGACGGGCTGCAAAGCAGATAATCCCGCATGTTCACGTGCATATCATACCAAGATATGCCGAGATGGGCGCAGTCTGGACAAAGAGAACCATACCAAGCTCAGAAGAATTAGATAATCTGGCCAGCACAATAAAGCAAAATCTCTAG
- a CDS encoding formate--phosphoribosylaminoimidazolecarboxamide ligase: protein MVSVATLGSHCALQVLKGAKDEGLKTILVSEKKRERLYKRFDFIDEMILVDSFEEVLDKKCTTVLDKNNAVLIPHGTLIAQMSTKQIESITTPVFGNKWILRWESDRKLKEQLMIESKLNVPQAVSSPKKIKRLVIAKRHGAAGGKGYFLASSEKDYIKKRDILVKQGLIKGDSDLYIQEYVMGVLAYLQFFYSPLNNDLEFFGVDKRHESDIEGLARIPSQQQLGMDYISSFNVIGNSPMVLRESLLDEVYQMGERFVSASRRLVKPGMNGPFCIEGVYDQDGKFWSFEFSARIVAGTNIYMEGSPYSTLLYDIPMSMGRRIAREIKQASKIKKLDKVTT, encoded by the coding sequence ATGGTCTCCGTCGCAACCCTAGGTTCGCACTGCGCTCTGCAGGTGCTCAAGGGAGCAAAGGATGAGGGCCTCAAGACCATTCTAGTGTCTGAAAAAAAGCGAGAGCGACTATACAAGAGATTTGATTTTATTGATGAGATGATTCTGGTTGATTCATTTGAAGAGGTACTGGATAAAAAATGCACTACCGTGCTGGACAAGAACAATGCCGTATTGATTCCACATGGCACTCTGATTGCGCAAATGTCAACAAAACAGATTGAATCCATCACGACTCCTGTGTTTGGCAACAAATGGATTCTGAGATGGGAGTCCGACAGAAAACTAAAGGAACAACTCATGATAGAATCCAAGCTTAACGTCCCACAGGCAGTATCTAGCCCAAAGAAGATCAAGCGTCTAGTAATCGCAAAAAGACATGGTGCAGCTGGCGGCAAGGGCTACTTTTTAGCAAGCTCAGAGAAAGATTACATCAAAAAGCGCGATATTCTTGTTAAGCAGGGCCTAATCAAGGGCGACTCTGACCTATACATACAGGAATATGTCATGGGAGTATTGGCATATCTGCAGTTTTTCTATTCTCCGCTCAATAACGATCTGGAATTCTTTGGTGTTGACAAAAGACACGAGTCAGACATTGAGGGTCTAGCAAGAATCCCATCACAACAACAGCTAGGAATGGATTACATTTCCTCGTTTAATGTTATAGGGAATAGCCCAATGGTGTTACGAGAATCGCTATTAGATGAGGTATACCAGATGGGTGAGCGATTTGTGTCTGCATCAAGAAGGTTGGTGAAGCCAGGCATGAACGGTCCGTTTTGCATAGAGGGAGTCTATGATCAGGACGGAAAATTCTGGAGCTTTGAATTTTCTGCAAGAATAGTTGCTGGAACCAATATCTACATGGAAGGCTCTCCATACTCTACCTTACTATATGATATCCCAATGAGTATGGGTAGGCGAATTGCTCGAGAGATAAAACAGGCTTCAAAAATAAAGAAATTAGATAAAGTCACTACTTGA
- a CDS encoding helix-turn-helix transcriptional regulator, protein MTRRFTLPQLKKYDVTQKVIEALADAESRTILFSVIKQGKTAAEISDKYKIPLSSVYKKLSDLEDLTLVHVERWMISDKGRKFKVYRSRISKADISIKKPEPVLSLAPNL, encoded by the coding sequence TTGACTAGACGATTTACTTTACCTCAGCTGAAAAAATACGACGTCACGCAAAAGGTAATCGAGGCCTTGGCCGATGCAGAATCGAGAACCATACTTTTCTCGGTAATAAAACAAGGAAAGACAGCAGCAGAAATATCAGACAAGTACAAAATTCCCCTATCTTCTGTTTACAAAAAGTTATCAGACCTCGAGGATCTTACTCTGGTCCACGTGGAACGCTGGATGATATCTGACAAGGGCAGAAAATTCAAGGTCTACCGCTCCAGAATCAGCAAAGCAGACATTTCAATCAAAAAACCAGAGCCCGTTCTGAGTCTTGCACCAAACCTGTGA